In one Silene latifolia isolate original U9 population chromosome 10, ASM4854445v1, whole genome shotgun sequence genomic region, the following are encoded:
- the LOC141606497 gene encoding membrane-associated kinase regulator 5: MDTFSLFKFWKTNKSKIAVDGDNDADTVVDSTFSDPITEFSDGDDDDDDSFFELELTLPKFETKSSNFTQTNLNKLNSEKSEPKINSKPQSPISILRSASPKLRVFMFGKLNKKSKTQSEEDAFCDNVSVSSYFSPKSNNSSPFTVKFKIEDGSFVPKFTRERRSFEDSRRFSKEAVQKYLNFVKPLYTKKNGGDGGERFETSCSPMRTSSASETTLVKEKSSRFKVKTKRLGKSKSASAMIVSPLPSMARNDHPCDGIEGAILHCKRSLTSSTKGNSSLSRCSSDPSHEKSNTMSKEQI, translated from the exons ATGGACACGTTTTCTTTATTCAAATTCTGGAAAACAAACAAATCAAAAATCGCCGTCGACGGTGACAACGACGCCGACACCGTCGTCGACTCCACATTCTCCGATCCAATAACTGAATTCAGCGACGGCGATGACGACGATGACGATTCATTCTTCGAGCTTGAGCTCACATTGCCGAAATTCGAAACAAAATCATCAAATTTCACTCAAACTAACCTAAATAAGCTCAATTCCGAGAAATCCGAGCCGAAAATCAACTCCAAACCTCAATCTCCGATTTCGATTCTACGATCGGCATCTCCGAAGCTCCGTGTCTTCATGTTCGGTAAATTAAACAAGAAATCGAAGACTCAGAGCGAAGAGGATGCGTTTTGCGATAATGTTAGTGTTTCGTCGTATTTTTCGCCGAAATCGAACAATTCTTCTCCGTTTACAGTCAAGTTTAAGATCGAGGACGGTTCATTTGTTCCTAAATTTACTCGTGAAAGGCGAAGTTTCGAAGATTCAAGACGTTTCTCTAAGGAAGCGGTGCAGAAGTACTTGAATTTTGTTAAGCCGTTGTATACGAAGAAGAATGGCGGCGATGGAGGTGAGAGATTCGAAACTTCGTGTTCTCCGATGAGGACTTCGTCAGCGTCGGAAACGACGCTTGTTAAAGAGAAATCGAGTAGGTTTAAGGTCAAAACGAAGCGTTTAGGTAAAAGTAAATCAGCGTCGGCGATGATAGTTTCACCGTTACCGTCAATGGCGAGAAATGATCATCCTTGTGACGGCATTGAAGGCGCTATCTTACATTGCAAGCGTTCTCTTACTTCCTCAACGAAAG GTAATTCGTCGTTATCAAGGTGTAGCAGTGATCCATCACATGAGAAGTCGAATACAATGTCTAAAGAACAAATCTAA